The following nucleotide sequence is from Bacteroidota bacterium.
GTACCTGGAAAGGACTGAAAGGGAAATTATGGGAAGTCAGTCCTAAGCTCCGAAAGATTGTTGATTATGATGATTTGCCTTTATTTTTGGCCTCGGGCAGCAATAATGCAGATGTTACAGCAGAATTAGTCTGGGTTGGAGAAGGGACAAAATCTGAGCTCGAACAAATAGATATTAAAGGTAAAATTTGTTTTACTTCCGGAAGTCTTGGTAATTTGAGTGCGATGCTTGAAAAAGGTGCATTGGGAGCTGTGACTTATGAAAACGATCGGGCATTAATTGATCCTATGCAAATTCCAACCAGTGGAATGAGAGTTCGCGGTGAAAACGCGAATAAAGGTTTTGCCTTTAGAGTAACAGCCCGCGATGGTTGGGTTTTACGCGATCGATTGTTAAGAGGTGAAAAAATAGAAGTTCATGCAGAGGTGGAAGCCACAACTGTTGAGCTCGACCTTCAGGTTCCAACCTGTGTGATTGAAGGAACAGATCCTGATGGAGAAGAAATCATTTTGAGTGCGCATATATTCGAAGGCTATGTGAAGCAGGGAGCCAACGATAACATCTCTGGCAGTGCGGCATTATTAGATGTGGTCAGGGTTTTAAAAACCCTTTATGATGAAAACCGTTTGGAGCGGCCCAAACGTAATATCCGCTTTATCTGGGTTCCGGAATTCTCAGGAACGATCCCATGGGTAAATGCACACATGGACATCATGAATCGAACACTTTGCAATATCAATATGGATATGGTTGGTTTAAAAATTGCTGATAATTTATCCGCTTTCAATCTGCATCGAACAACTATGGGTAATCCGCATTATATCAACGATGTGATGGCCTGCTATTTTCGTTATGTAGGTGAAAATAATCATGAACGACTAACTCCCGTATCACGCGATCCTTTCCTTAAACCCATTGTTGCACCCACAGGTTCGGAAGAGCCATTTTATTATAATATTGAGGCCAATAACAGTGCATCCGACCATTCAGTATTTAACGATTGGTCGGTAAGGGTTCCGGGGATCATGATCATTACCTGGCCCGATCCATTTTATCATTCTTCCAACGACAGGCCACAGACATGCGATCCGACACAATTAAAAAGGGTAGTTTTTTTAGGCGCTGC
It contains:
- a CDS encoding M28 family peptidase yields the protein MKKIVLLISLSFLSTVLYSQWNYYSQYGLIPEKQLDEIIGEASGEQAFKHLIEMSAYNRPRPLNEYATTLMESNYVISVLKGFGVENAHIERFGKTSTWKGLKGKLWEVSPKLRKIVDYDDLPLFLASGSNNADVTAELVWVGEGTKSELEQIDIKGKICFTSGSLGNLSAMLEKGALGAVTYENDRALIDPMQIPTSGMRVRGENANKGFAFRVTARDGWVLRDRLLRGEKIEVHAEVEATTVELDLQVPTCVIEGTDPDGEEIILSAHIFEGYVKQGANDNISGSAALLDVVRVLKTLYDENRLERPKRNIRFIWVPEFSGTIPWVNAHMDIMNRTLCNINMDMVGLKIADNLSAFNLHRTTMGNPHYINDVMACYFRYVGENNHERLTPVSRDPFLKPIVAPTGSEEPFYYNIEANNSASDHSVFNDWSVRVPGIMIITWPDPFYHSSNDRPQTCDPTQLKRVVFLGAATAYTIASANDETAMKIATEIQGNAMQRMGHQLTISSVQIANASKSDFEEVYINGIYNIDAVHQNEKETLESVSELFVDKATMNKYLNAQLLSLNQIYSSNLKVAEEQMKVRSVQISLSPIKLKPTALEINASKIIPVPTSKVSENGYRGYGKYISEVSKEIKDKYPYPSLMRSSGELNLLCNGKRTALEIKKMIDVQYPTKVDLEDVLNYIEILKQAGLVTYK